The following proteins are encoded in a genomic region of Desulfosporosinus youngiae DSM 17734:
- a CDS encoding cell wall-binding repeat-containing protein, with amino-acid sequence MSIHLYKYLQFEPPADVAQIGGTGYSALQAAMNAVGVGETIELLGNISLTEPVTISSSKVSSFTLDLKGKTISSNSSVLTTIQHEGGGTLTIRDSSSGGKIANTSSDGRALTIKITNNGSVTLLSGTIETSMGAIENLGSGDVTISGGIVKSTGPGLTISSAVSGSSAGSGNVMISGGTVESTNNAGTAIARGYGSSGKIIISEAAAITAVYRGIWLYGSASSEPILEITGGTLTHTGTTGYVIDVLSSNTILVKGGTLESTHKSVIGNTFGANLATVKINIPAAGSATFKGGDKVLADGYALTLENAGVSASENFDGTDPVPVYSPDAIGTYKYLAFGPVSKVDALDLSGKLTAPLKNATPITTGIETAQYTGTVAWSGSPVTFLGGTAYTANVSLTAKPGYTFSGLAENSFTFTAASVTHAAGSGNTLSAAVTFPATAAKELASIAVTTLPAKTGYKYKESFDATGMVVKATYDDGTVNPAFIDYNFSPQGDLNMSDTTITLTANGTSIITSLTITVTKADGPAAPTELSGVAPSSAGGTDGKITGATTAMEYADDSSFAGVQDCLGTEIIGLSAGTYYVRVKATATHEAGAYASVTVSAGVTKIAVPTANTGLKWTGSAQTGVNGGTGYTLSGDYEATDVGDYTATATPKSGYAWSDTTTAAKDISWRIEKADGPGAPSVSFSFDDANANKLMGATASMEYSLDGGSSWTDCTETMDLTASLGRITAEKDIQVRVKEITTHHAGAIQTIDITQPSAPSIGKTDETSALNNGTITGVSNLMEYKKSGAASYTTISGSTAMGLAPGEYLVRLKAAGTALASLDATVNIASFTKTTPTVADLIYSLAAVDYDGTEKPVSVTADSGKTLGAITVIYNGITAAPPINAGTYAVTVNIAGSAEYNAVTDLPLGSYTINKVAYTGPTTVSAIVLVSGQTGATVILPTLPAGASYGTPTTGGAITMTAMSIAGTTLTYTAPPSTAGQTGTMTIPVTGATNYSDCTIIVTVTSTAKTPQVISYATAVITKTYGDALFTNPLSQTTVNGTITYASDDTSVAMVDPNTGAVIIMAVGDGNATITATAAETGTHAQAAASYTVTVASKALTLKADDKSMTKGDGLPAFTYTATGLVNSDAVTTAPTISTAANGNAVGTFDITISDGVVANAASYNITYTKGILTVAERLFTVTVTNGTGSGSYAEGATVTIAANDRSGYTFTGWSGTDVTFADATAKTTTFTMPAKAVTVTPNYRQNSSGGDGGGSGGGGSSSDDSSHVIVIPPAADRPDSPTQGEIKVPGTVDSNGNVTVNITDKTVTDAFDKALAEARKNGNEQNGVTVVLRVDTGGKTASAVSVNLTKSVQETIISRKIVSTLIVVERPDVKLAMDLSAVTEINRQAKADVQITATRTDASEHGEAAQNAIGSRPAYDLAALYQNGGQRVSDFGGGSVTVEIPYTLQADEKAENIRAVYVNERGEVTYLRGAYYDTVRRSLIFSTNHFSVYGVGYKDDIIPRPEPHVNPQETRLSGETRYDTAAAIAEAYFGSGTDLVILARGDISADALPAVPLAKLCNAPLLLTEPDQLPSGVLNTIERLRAKKVIIIGGPGAVGDSVEAVLKADGLTVERIYGETHYDTAYEIAKRVGGASGQAVIVNGDMYEKTFADVLSISAWAGYNGIPILYADSGKDSLPTGTAKALAELGITRTILIGGTAVLPAALEGKVPAPKRYGGETRYDTNAIVLKELQPEATEVYAATGKGFADALAGAAVAAQRNGWLVLIGANSGTGLTAEQESRLSEAKERVEAFHVFGGEAVVPESMVDRMRALLGAGVSEQYPALKTNL; translated from the coding sequence GTGAGCATCCACCTCTACAAATACCTCCAGTTTGAGCCTCCGGCAGATGTCGCCCAAATCGGCGGCACAGGCTACTCCGCCCTGCAGGCGGCGATGAATGCGGTGGGAGTTGGAGAAACCATCGAACTGCTGGGTAATATCAGCCTGACGGAACCGGTCACTATCTCCAGCTCCAAGGTAAGCAGCTTCACCCTTGACCTGAAGGGCAAGACAATCAGCAGCAATTCTTCTGTTCTGACAACGATTCAGCATGAGGGCGGCGGTACCCTGACGATTCGGGACAGTAGCAGCGGCGGGAAAATTGCGAACACATCGTCAGACGGCCGCGCTTTAACGATTAAGATTACGAATAACGGTTCGGTGACCCTTTTAAGCGGTACAATAGAAACATCTATGGGAGCAATCGAGAATCTAGGATCGGGGGATGTAACTATTTCCGGCGGAATCGTCAAATCGACTGGTCCCGGGCTGACGATTAGTAGCGCAGTCTCAGGTAGTAGCGCAGGCTCAGGCAATGTGATGATTTCCGGCGGAACGGTGGAATCCACAAACAACGCCGGTACGGCAATTGCCCGAGGTTACGGCAGCAGCGGCAAAATCATCATATCGGAAGCAGCAGCCATTACCGCAGTATATCGGGGTATTTGGCTGTATGGCAGCGCATCATCTGAGCCGATTCTGGAAATCACCGGCGGAACCCTGACGCATACAGGTACTACAGGCTATGTGATTGATGTCTTGTCAAGTAACACGATACTTGTGAAGGGGGGGACACTGGAGTCCACGCACAAGTCGGTCATCGGTAATACCTTTGGAGCGAATCTCGCCACGGTTAAAATAAATATCCCGGCCGCCGGCAGCGCTACATTCAAGGGTGGTGATAAAGTTCTGGCTGACGGCTATGCCCTTACCCTGGAAAACGCCGGCGTCAGCGCCAGTGAGAATTTCGACGGAACGGACCCTGTTCCCGTCTACAGCCCCGACGCCATCGGCACCTACAAATACTTAGCCTTTGGACCGGTGAGCAAGGTCGATGCCCTTGATTTGAGCGGTAAGCTGACGGCTCCGCTCAAGAATGCGACGCCTATTACCACAGGCATAGAGACAGCGCAGTACACAGGTACGGTAGCTTGGTCCGGTTCTCCCGTGACATTCCTCGGTGGAACAGCCTACACAGCCAATGTATCGTTGACGGCGAAACCGGGCTATACCTTCAGCGGCCTAGCGGAAAACAGTTTTACATTTACCGCCGCCTCTGTTACCCATGCCGCAGGCAGCGGGAATACCTTATCGGCAGCGGTTACCTTCCCGGCCACAGCAGCGAAAGAGTTGGCATCCATTGCCGTCACCACACTACCTGCCAAGACGGGTTACAAATATAAGGAAAGTTTCGATGCCACAGGCATGGTCGTCAAGGCCACCTACGACGACGGGACGGTAAATCCGGCCTTTATAGACTACAATTTCAGCCCACAGGGTGATCTTAATATGAGCGATACTACGATCACCCTTACGGCCAACGGCACAAGCATTATCACCTCCCTAACCATCACCGTTACCAAGGCCGACGGCCCCGCTGCGCCTACAGAGCTTTCGGGCGTTGCGCCAAGCAGTGCGGGCGGCACGGACGGCAAGATAACCGGAGCAACCACGGCTATGGAGTATGCGGATGATAGCAGCTTTGCCGGTGTTCAGGATTGCCTCGGCACTGAAATCATCGGTCTTTCCGCGGGAACCTACTATGTGCGTGTGAAGGCCACCGCTACTCATGAGGCAGGTGCATACGCCAGCGTGACCGTTTCGGCGGGCGTTACGAAGATCGCCGTACCCACGGCAAATACCGGCCTTAAATGGACCGGCAGCGCGCAAACCGGCGTGAACGGCGGCACGGGCTATACCCTGAGCGGAGATTATGAGGCAACGGACGTAGGCGACTATACCGCCACGGCAACGCCAAAATCCGGCTATGCGTGGAGCGATACTACTACCGCAGCAAAAGATATCTCATGGAGGATCGAAAAGGCCGACGGCCCTGGTGCACCCAGCGTCAGCTTCTCCTTTGACGACGCAAACGCCAACAAACTTATGGGTGCAACCGCTTCGATGGAATACAGCTTGGATGGCGGCAGCAGTTGGACAGACTGCACCGAAACTATGGATTTGACTGCCAGTCTCGGCAGAATTACGGCAGAAAAGGACATTCAGGTGCGGGTAAAAGAAATCACCACCCATCATGCTGGTGCCATCCAGACCATTGATATTACCCAGCCGTCAGCGCCGTCAATCGGTAAAACGGACGAAACTTCGGCCCTGAACAACGGCACCATCACCGGCGTGAGCAACCTGATGGAGTATAAAAAATCCGGTGCTGCAAGTTACACCACCATCAGCGGCAGCACGGCAATGGGCCTTGCTCCCGGCGAATACCTTGTGCGCCTCAAGGCCGCCGGCACAGCACTGGCAAGCTTGGATGCTACGGTAAACATTGCCTCCTTTACCAAGACAACACCGACTGTAGCGGATTTGATTTACAGTTTGGCCGCCGTGGACTATGACGGCACCGAAAAGCCGGTATCCGTAACGGCAGACTCGGGCAAGACTTTGGGTGCAATCACCGTCATATATAACGGCATCACCGCCGCACCACCCATCAATGCGGGCACTTATGCCGTCACGGTGAATATTGCCGGAAGCGCTGAATATAACGCAGTTACAGATCTACCCCTGGGCAGCTACACCATCAATAAAGTTGCCTATACAGGCCCAACGACTGTGTCGGCAATCGTTTTGGTAAGCGGGCAAACAGGGGCGACGGTAATCCTTCCTACTCTGCCGGCAGGCGCAAGCTACGGCACGCCAACGACAGGCGGCGCCATAACGATGACCGCTATGAGCATTGCCGGCACCACATTGACTTATACCGCACCCCCCAGCACAGCAGGACAAACCGGCACTATGACGATTCCGGTAACAGGCGCCACCAACTACAGCGATTGCACTATTATTGTAACGGTTACCTCCACGGCAAAGACGCCGCAGGTAATTTCCTATGCCACAGCCGTCATAACCAAGACTTATGGTGATGCCCTGTTTACAAATCCGCTGTCACAAACAACCGTAAACGGCACAATCACCTATGCCAGTGATGATACTTCCGTGGCAATGGTCGACCCCAACACCGGCGCGGTGATCATCATGGCTGTAGGGGACGGAAACGCCACAATCACCGCCACCGCTGCAGAAACGGGTACCCATGCACAGGCTGCGGCAAGCTATACAGTGACCGTTGCCTCCAAAGCGCTTACGCTGAAAGCAGATGACAAGAGTATGACGAAAGGCGATGGATTACCGGCCTTTACTTATACAGCCACAGGTTTGGTGAACAGTGATGCTGTGACAACTGCACCTACGATATCTACCGCCGCAAATGGAAATGCTGTCGGCACCTTTGACATTACCATCTCAGACGGAGTAGTGGCAAACGCTGCAAGCTATAACATTACCTATACAAAAGGCATCTTAACTGTGGCAGAGCGGCTATTCACTGTCACGGTAACAAACGGCACAGGCAGTGGAAGCTATGCCGAGGGTGCGACCGTTACCATTGCAGCAAATGACAGAAGCGGCTATACGTTCACAGGCTGGAGCGGCACGGATGTAACCTTTGCTGATGCAACCGCAAAGACAACAACCTTTACCATGCCTGCAAAAGCGGTAACCGTTACCCCAAACTATCGTCAAAACAGCTCCGGCGGTGATGGCGGTGGCTCCGGCGGAGGCGGAAGTTCTTCGGACGACAGCAGCCATGTCATCGTTATCCCACCCGCAGCGGACAGGCCGGATTCACCCACGCAGGGGGAAATCAAGGTTCCCGGCACAGTGGACAGCAACGGCAATGTCACAGTGAATATCACTGACAAAACTGTGACCGACGCCTTTGACAAAGCACTGGCTGAGGCCAGGAAAAACGGTAACGAGCAAAATGGCGTCACCGTGGTACTTCGTGTGGACACCGGCGGCAAAACAGCTTCGGCTGTCAGCGTAAACCTCACCAAAAGCGTACAGGAGACTATCATCAGCAGAAAAATTGTCAGCACCCTGATTGTGGTGGAACGGCCTGATGTCAAGCTGGCAATGGATTTATCCGCCGTAACCGAAATCAACCGGCAGGCCAAGGCGGACGTTCAGATCACCGCGACCCGAACTGATGCCTCCGAACATGGCGAAGCCGCTCAGAATGCCATCGGCAGCCGGCCGGCCTACGACCTGGCGGCCCTCTATCAAAATGGCGGCCAAAGGGTGAGCGATTTCGGCGGCGGCAGTGTCACGGTGGAAATTCCCTATACGCTGCAAGCGGATGAGAAGGCGGAGAACATCCGGGCGGTGTATGTCAATGAACGGGGAGAAGTAACCTATCTCAGAGGTGCTTACTATGATACGGTGCGCCGGAGCCTCATCTTCTCCACCAATCATTTTTCCGTCTACGGTGTGGGCTACAAGGATGACATCATCCCCCGGCCCGAGCCCCACGTTAATCCACAGGAAACGAGATTGTCCGGAGAAACACGCTATGATACAGCCGCAGCGATCGCCGAAGCTTACTTTGGAAGCGGCACTGACCTGGTTATTCTGGCCAGGGGAGATATCTCCGCCGACGCTTTACCGGCTGTTCCGCTGGCCAAGCTCTGCAATGCCCCTCTGCTCCTGACCGAACCAGATCAGCTGCCCTCCGGTGTCTTGAACACTATCGAAAGACTGAGGGCCAAAAAAGTGATCATCATCGGCGGTCCGGGAGCGGTGGGGGACAGCGTGGAGGCAGTGCTTAAAGCCGACGGATTGACGGTGGAACGGATTTATGGAGAGACCCATTATGATACAGCCTATGAGATTGCCAAGCGGGTCGGAGGAGCAAGCGGCCAGGCAGTCATCGTCAATGGGGATATGTATGAAAAAACCTTTGCCGATGTCCTGAGCATCTCGGCATGGGCAGGCTATAACGGCATCCCTATTCTCTACGCGGACAGCGGCAAAGACTCATTGCCGACAGGAACGGCCAAAGCCTTGGCGGAGCTGGGCATCACGCGGACGATCCTGATCGGAGGGACGGCTGTTTTACCGGCAGCATTGGAAGGCAAAGTCCCTGCTCCCAAGCGATATGGGGGAGAGACCCGGTATGACACCAATGCCATAGTGCTGAAAGAGCTGCAGCCGGAGGCCACAGAAGTATATGCCGCCACAGGAAAAGGATTTGCCGACGCCCTGGCCGGAGCTGCGGTGGCGGCTCAAAGAAACGGCTGGCTGGTGCTGATCGGAGCCAATAGCGGAACAGGGCTGACTGCAGAGCAGGAAAGCCGGCTGTCGGAGGCAAAGGAAAGAGTAGAGGCTTTCCATGTTTTCGGCGGGGAAGCTGTTGTTCCCGAGAGTATGGTGGACAGAATGAGAGCCCTGCTGGGTGCCGGGGTTTCAGAGCAATATCCTGCATTAAAAACCAATTTATAA
- a CDS encoding aminotransferase class V-fold PLP-dependent enzyme, protein MDEKGFEALAVKDIITRANINRGTFYLYYKDKFDLLDQTLSEVIQDIGASGGIVFLNDGVRRFFIRTLGLDKREEGGYKVMGLRKVYVDHAATTALSTTAFQAMLPYFGDTFANPSAIHEYGVNAKAGVERSRRMIAKAIGAKNNEIFFTSGGTESDNWAILGAVAQRSSKGKHIITTSIEHNAVLKTAEALEKQGYEVTYLPVDYYGRITPEQLAEAIREDTVLVSIMMANNEIGTILPIKDLCQVARQRNVLFHTDAVQAVGQVKIDVRDLNVDLLSMSAHKFQGPKGVGALFVKIGRILPPLIHGGGQEKGSRAGTENVPGIVGMAAALEEAVATMAEKNRKVVAMRDRLIQGILKIPGSYLTGDPENRLPGMASFAFAGMDKKPLVTTLSKAGILASSASACTAGSINPSRILLATGASESLAYGSLRISLNEHNSEEDMDYLLETIPSVISNMRNGD, encoded by the coding sequence ATCGATGAAAAGGGATTTGAGGCCTTAGCGGTGAAAGATATCATCACAAGGGCCAACATCAACCGGGGGACCTTTTATCTGTACTACAAGGACAAGTTTGATCTGCTGGACCAGACTCTGTCGGAAGTCATTCAGGATATCGGAGCTAGCGGCGGGATTGTATTCCTGAATGACGGGGTCAGGCGTTTTTTTATTCGGACCTTGGGGTTAGATAAGAGGGAAGAGGGAGGTTATAAAGTGATGGGATTAAGAAAGGTATATGTTGACCATGCAGCGACGACTGCGCTATCCACTACTGCTTTCCAGGCCATGCTGCCGTATTTTGGAGACACCTTTGCCAATCCTTCAGCGATTCATGAGTACGGAGTGAATGCCAAAGCTGGGGTAGAACGCTCACGAAGGATGATCGCCAAGGCCATAGGCGCTAAGAACAATGAGATCTTCTTCACCTCAGGGGGGACAGAATCAGACAACTGGGCCATTCTGGGAGCGGTGGCCCAGCGCAGTTCCAAAGGAAAGCACATCATCACCACCTCGATCGAGCATAACGCTGTGCTCAAGACTGCGGAAGCTCTGGAAAAACAAGGGTATGAGGTAACCTACCTCCCTGTGGACTACTATGGCCGGATAACACCGGAACAGCTGGCAGAGGCGATCCGGGAGGACACCGTTTTAGTGAGCATCATGATGGCCAACAACGAAATCGGCACTATATTGCCCATAAAGGACCTGTGTCAGGTTGCCCGTCAGCGGAATGTGCTTTTTCACACCGACGCGGTGCAGGCTGTAGGACAGGTGAAAATTGACGTTAGGGATTTGAACGTTGACCTGCTTTCCATGTCTGCGCACAAATTCCAGGGACCCAAGGGTGTGGGCGCCTTGTTCGTAAAAATCGGGCGGATTCTGCCGCCCCTGATCCATGGAGGAGGTCAGGAAAAGGGTTCAAGGGCAGGGACGGAAAATGTTCCTGGCATCGTGGGTATGGCCGCTGCCTTGGAAGAAGCCGTGGCAACCATGGCAGAAAAGAACCGGAAGGTTGTTGCGATGAGGGACAGGTTGATTCAGGGGATATTGAAAATCCCCGGCTCCTATTTGACGGGGGATCCTGAAAACCGCCTGCCCGGTATGGCATCGTTTGCCTTTGCGGGAATGGACAAAAAGCCCCTGGTAACCACCTTAAGCAAGGCAGGTATCTTGGCAAGCTCGGCAAGCGCATGCACTGCAGGCTCCATCAACCCTTCCCGGATACTGCTGGCAACCGGCGCATCGGAGTCCCTTGCTTATGGCAGCCTGAGGATTAGTCTGAATGAACATAACAGTGAAGAGGATATGGATTATCTGCTGGAAACGATTCCTTCAGTCATTAGTAACATGCGAAACGGGGATTGA
- a CDS encoding DUF4428 domain-containing protein — protein sequence MGLFSKKPPCPICGGKIPLILPSKIEDEYICNNCYNKIDMGADQESHLTMQGLREYLAFYEQNQRLKEQFVISERIDFGLWDTKIIFDHRNKLFCMSKNPDKTVFEGQQLKSFTIKEDSLPLFEGSAAGLRRYASTVTERAMAMAPQIAQYAASKRMARTLDRLDDGKVNNSATVQYFDIPEPFQAFNVELHFDHPNWTVLKCDMDGPRFNNTLPDVNNYLRSYQQSIEELEKLVAALRTVAFPGTAEQSVGLGAVGMQAAYTTMAPPTDPIEEIKKYKTLMEEGIISQQEFEAKKKQLLGI from the coding sequence ATGGGACTATTTTCTAAAAAACCCCCTTGCCCCATCTGCGGCGGCAAGATTCCCCTGATCCTACCCTCGAAAATCGAGGACGAATATATTTGCAACAACTGCTATAACAAAATTGATATGGGTGCCGATCAGGAAAGCCATCTGACCATGCAGGGCCTTCGGGAGTATCTGGCCTTTTACGAGCAAAACCAAAGACTGAAAGAACAGTTCGTGATTTCTGAGCGGATTGACTTCGGCCTTTGGGATACCAAAATCATCTTTGATCACCGGAACAAGCTGTTCTGCATGAGCAAAAACCCCGATAAAACCGTATTTGAAGGCCAACAATTGAAATCCTTTACCATTAAGGAGGACAGCCTCCCCCTGTTTGAGGGTTCGGCGGCAGGCCTACGCCGTTATGCCAGCACCGTCACCGAGCGGGCCATGGCGATGGCGCCGCAAATCGCACAGTATGCAGCGAGCAAGCGGATGGCACGAACCCTGGACAGGCTGGATGACGGCAAGGTAAACAACTCCGCAACCGTACAGTATTTTGACATTCCTGAACCCTTTCAGGCATTTAACGTGGAGCTGCATTTCGACCACCCCAACTGGACGGTGCTCAAATGTGATATGGACGGGCCCCGGTTTAATAACACCCTCCCGGATGTGAACAACTACCTCCGCTCCTACCAGCAAAGCATAGAAGAACTGGAAAAGCTGGTGGCCGCACTTAGAACAGTGGCCTTTCCCGGCACAGCCGAGCAGTCTGTCGGCCTTGGCGCAGTTGGAATGCAAGCGGCATATACCACTATGGCTCCCCCTACCGACCCCATCGAAGAAATCAAGAAATACAAGACCCTTATGGAGGAGGGCATCATTTCCCAGCAAGAGTTTGAAGCCAAGAAAAAACAGCTCCTGGGGATTTGA
- a CDS encoding CPCC family cysteine-rich protein — protein sequence MKYKCPCCGYYTFENKPVKTHHDGSFDICSICFWEDDPLQLEKPIYEGGANRVSLVQAQKSFNNFGACRQDMIPHVRKPTENEYLIKYFYEELIMSLVTMSLPAKEQKYMIGIGYAGDEILEDFSNFYNDRKQFYLDNNVFDDRQIRIWMSLIDFLISMTVMLRIFIGILNN from the coding sequence ATGAAATATAAATGCCCATGTTGTGGCTATTACACTTTTGAGAATAAACCGGTTAAAACCCATCATGACGGCAGCTTTGATATTTGCTCGATCTGTTTTTGGGAAGATGATCCGCTTCAACTGGAAAAACCGATATATGAAGGCGGAGCCAATAGGGTTAGCTTAGTCCAGGCGCAGAAGAGTTTTAATAATTTCGGCGCTTGCAGGCAGGATATGATTCCTCATGTTCGAAAGCCGACTGAAAATGAATATTTAATCAAATATTTCTATGAAGAATTAATAATGTCATTAGTCACAATGTCCTTACCGGCCAAAGAACAAAAATATATGATAGGGATAGGGTACGCGGGTGATGAGATTCTCGAAGACTTCAGCAATTTCTATAATGATAGAAAGCAATTTTATTTAGATAACAATGTATTTGATGATAGGCAAATACGGATATGGATGAGTTTGATAGATTTCTTGATAAGTATGACGGTCATGTTGAGGATTTTTATTGGGATATTGAACAATTAA
- a CDS encoding DUF2207 family protein, with product MRKKVHGLMLCFVLLLALPLPAFAANRVETMDIQAVLYEDGSMYVAQVWTGDFNEGTESYIPMNAPPYLTISRLTVSDQNGSYETLPDWNIDWSFAEKARKCGIHATDGGYEICFGISNYGQNRYAIEYKLDNAVGGYSDRDGVNFRFVNPGMNTTPTDVKVEIRLADGMPITEQNAAAWGFGYDGQVEFSDGAILAYTESPLTPENHLTVLFALNKDILSPTRQEPGSFEEVKETAFAGSDYDDAEYTGEEISTFEAIVILLLFIGLPIGLIIWLHKLKKKHAEKKRQRFTEGFGYFRDIPNGGNLSATYALGRLFDVCEDGAILATGMLRLIQLGCLSPVETQQVGLMGKTKETVSLRLMGSQHDKMNAYDEYLYTVLESAAGSDATLQAKELERFAGQNDKLLRAYIQKCDSAGRAYLNQKHCLKRWDTPGRLTDLTPAGEQELGELMGLKRYLTDFSLVNQRGVKEMPIWQELLTYAMLFGIADQVAEQMKELYPQISNQLTDYSQSMVTASSYHYVLYKNMKEAEEQREQEKRSGGGGGWASLGGGGGSTGGGSGGGTR from the coding sequence ATGCGAAAAAAGGTGCATGGTCTGATGCTATGCTTTGTCCTGCTGCTCGCCCTTCCTCTCCCCGCTTTTGCTGCGAATCGGGTGGAAACCATGGATATTCAGGCCGTCCTTTACGAGGACGGCTCCATGTACGTGGCACAGGTCTGGACGGGGGATTTTAACGAAGGAACCGAAAGCTACATTCCCATGAACGCACCCCCTTACCTGACTATCAGCCGGCTTACGGTCTCCGACCAAAACGGGAGCTATGAAACCCTGCCGGATTGGAATATTGACTGGAGCTTTGCCGAAAAGGCGAGAAAATGCGGCATCCATGCTACGGACGGCGGCTATGAAATCTGCTTTGGCATCAGTAATTACGGGCAAAACCGCTATGCCATTGAATATAAGCTGGACAATGCGGTGGGCGGTTACAGCGACAGGGACGGCGTCAACTTTCGTTTTGTCAACCCTGGGATGAATACCACCCCTACCGATGTGAAGGTGGAGATCCGGCTGGCGGACGGCATGCCCATCACTGAGCAAAACGCCGCTGCCTGGGGCTTTGGCTATGACGGACAGGTGGAATTTTCAGATGGCGCCATTCTTGCTTACACGGAAAGCCCCCTTACTCCCGAAAACCATCTGACGGTACTGTTTGCTCTGAATAAGGACATCCTGTCCCCCACCCGGCAAGAACCGGGCAGCTTTGAAGAAGTAAAAGAAACTGCCTTTGCAGGCAGTGATTACGATGACGCCGAATACACGGGCGAGGAAATATCCACATTTGAAGCAATTGTCATCCTACTGCTGTTCATCGGACTTCCCATTGGACTCATTATCTGGCTCCACAAATTAAAAAAGAAACATGCGGAGAAAAAACGACAACGGTTTACAGAGGGGTTCGGGTACTTCAGGGACATTCCCAACGGCGGCAATCTGAGCGCTACCTATGCCTTAGGGCGACTGTTTGATGTCTGTGAGGACGGTGCGATTCTCGCCACAGGAATGCTGCGGCTGATTCAGCTGGGCTGCCTGTCCCCGGTGGAAACCCAGCAGGTCGGCCTGATGGGCAAAACCAAAGAAACGGTGAGCCTGCGGCTGATGGGCAGCCAACATGACAAAATGAACGCCTATGACGAGTACCTCTATACGGTATTGGAAAGCGCAGCCGGTTCGGACGCCACCTTGCAGGCCAAGGAGCTGGAACGCTTTGCCGGCCAAAACGACAAGCTGCTGCGTGCCTACATCCAGAAATGCGACAGCGCGGGCAGAGCTTATTTGAACCAAAAGCACTGCCTGAAACGGTGGGATACCCCGGGAAGACTCACCGACCTGACGCCCGCCGGTGAACAGGAGCTGGGCGAGCTGATGGGGCTGAAACGATATCTGACGGATTTCTCACTGGTTAACCAGCGGGGTGTCAAAGAAATGCCGATTTGGCAGGAACTGCTGACCTATGCCATGCTGTTTGGCATCGCCGATCAGGTGGCTGAGCAAATGAAAGAGCTCTACCCGCAAATTTCCAACCAGCTGACCGATTACAGCCAAAGCATGGTGACCGCCTCTTCCTATCACTATGTGCTTTATAAAAATATGAAGGAAGCCGAAGAACAGCGCGAACAGGAAAAGCGCAGCGGTGGTGGGGGCGGATGGGCTTCCCTTGGCGGGGGCGGCGGCTCCACCGGCGGCGGTTCGGGGGGCGGGACAAGATAA
- a CDS encoding LemA family protein, whose amino-acid sequence MLPTFITIAVIIAVVVLWIISTQRRLVVLDENISNAMSQIGVQLSSRFDALTALLDLTKGYAKHESETLIETIKSRRSVITAKSTPDDVLRQEGIISEALGRIAMVTEQYPELKANQTYIKTMDAVQTFENMVRTSRLIYNDSVTKLNREIRMFPVSMVSGMLGFRQRDYLEEQAGKAIMPSMK is encoded by the coding sequence ATGCTGCCAACTTTCATCACCATCGCCGTCATTATCGCGGTGGTTGTCCTGTGGATCATCTCTACCCAGCGCAGACTGGTGGTGCTGGATGAGAATATCAGCAATGCCATGAGCCAGATCGGGGTGCAGCTGTCCAGCCGTTTCGATGCCCTGACAGCCCTTTTGGATTTGACAAAGGGCTATGCCAAGCATGAAAGCGAAACCCTGATTGAAACCATCAAATCCAGGAGAAGTGTCATCACGGCAAAATCAACACCGGATGACGTGCTGCGCCAGGAAGGGATCATCTCCGAAGCCCTGGGCAGGATTGCCATGGTAACGGAGCAATACCCCGAACTCAAGGCCAATCAGACCTATATCAAAACCATGGACGCGGTGCAGACCTTTGAAAACATGGTGCGCACCAGCCGTCTGATCTACAACGACAGCGTCACCAAGCTGAACCGTGAAATCCGCATGTTCCCGGTCTCCATGGTTTCCGGGATGCTGGGCTTTCGGCAAAGGGACTACCTGGAGGAGCAGGCCGGCAAGGCCATTATGCCCAGTATGAAATGA
- a CDS encoding S-layer homology domain-containing protein translates to MNRRASDGLILILLIALTYFAPIPVPALGANQVSAAFTDIAGHWAKEDIEFVVSRGLFSGTSNTTFSPNTAITRGMFVTALGRMANANVSRWRSL, encoded by the coding sequence ATGAACAGAAGAGCATCCGACGGACTTATCCTGATCCTCCTCATCGCCCTCACCTATTTCGCTCCCATCCCGGTTCCGGCCCTGGGAGCCAATCAGGTCAGCGCCGCATTTACGGATATTGCAGGCCATTGGGCAAAGGAAGATATTGAGTTTGTGGTAAGCCGTGGATTGTTCAGCGGCACTTCCAACACTACCTTCAGCCCGAACACCGCCATTACGAGAGGAATGTTCGTTACCGCTCTCGGACGGATGGCAAATGCCAATGTGAGCAGATGGCGGTCATTATGA